A window of the Nocardia sp. NBC_01329 genome harbors these coding sequences:
- a CDS encoding 3-hydroxyacyl-CoA dehydrogenase NAD-binding domain-containing protein, protein MIGWEKDSDGIVVLTMDDPNQGANTMNDLYKKSMTATVERLEAEKDDITGVVLTSAKKTFFAGGDLKNMMQVGPDNGPELMAELFEIKSALRRLETLGKPVVAAINGAALGGGLEIALATHHRIAADVRGSQIGLPEATLGLLPAGGGIIRTVRMLGLQNALMGVLLQGQRNKPAKAKEIGLIDELVGSIEELVPAAKAWIKANPEGGVQPWDKKGFKIPGGTPASPSFAATLPAFPANLRKQIKGANMPAPRAIMAAAVEGSQVGIDDASLIESRYFVHLLTGPVAKNMIQAFFFDLQTINNGGSRPNDVPKKEIKKIGVLGAGMMGAGIAYVSAKAGYEVVLKDVTIEAAERGKNYSEKIEAKALSRGKTTEEKSKELLDRIKPSADVDDFAGVDFVIEAVFESTELKHKVFQEIEDIVTPDALLGSNTSTLPITGLAEGVKRQEDFIGIHFFSPVDKMPLVEIIKGERTSDEALARVFDYTLAIKKTPIVVNDSRGFFTSRVIGTFVNEAIAMLGEGIEPATIEQAGSQAGYPAPPLQLTDELNMKLMQKIARETEEAAKAGDAAMGTERHPAIDVVNYMVEQGRPGRLEKAGFYEYDENGKRLNIWPQLREHFKTTTGFNVPLQDLIDRMLFAEAIETQKCFDEGVLESTADANIGSIFGIGFPAWTGGVHQFIVGYPGGQAGFVARADELAEKYGKRFEVPASLRK, encoded by the coding sequence ATGATCGGTTGGGAGAAGGATTCGGACGGCATCGTCGTGCTGACGATGGACGATCCGAACCAGGGCGCCAACACCATGAACGACCTCTACAAGAAGTCGATGACCGCGACGGTCGAGCGGCTCGAGGCCGAGAAGGACGACATCACCGGTGTCGTGCTGACCTCCGCGAAGAAGACCTTCTTCGCCGGTGGTGACCTGAAGAACATGATGCAGGTCGGACCGGACAACGGCCCCGAGCTGATGGCAGAACTGTTCGAGATCAAGTCGGCGCTGCGCCGCCTGGAGACCCTCGGCAAGCCGGTCGTGGCCGCCATCAACGGTGCTGCCCTGGGCGGCGGCCTGGAGATCGCGCTCGCGACCCACCACCGGATCGCGGCCGATGTCCGCGGCTCCCAGATCGGCCTGCCCGAGGCCACCCTGGGCCTGCTGCCCGCCGGCGGCGGCATCATCCGCACCGTGCGCATGCTGGGCCTGCAGAACGCCCTCATGGGCGTCCTGCTGCAGGGCCAGCGCAACAAGCCGGCCAAGGCCAAGGAAATCGGCCTGATCGATGAGCTGGTCGGCTCGATCGAGGAACTGGTCCCCGCCGCCAAGGCCTGGATCAAGGCCAACCCCGAGGGCGGCGTGCAGCCGTGGGACAAGAAGGGCTTCAAGATCCCCGGCGGCACCCCCGCCAGCCCGTCCTTCGCCGCGACCCTGCCGGCCTTCCCGGCCAACCTGCGCAAGCAGATCAAGGGCGCGAACATGCCCGCCCCGCGCGCCATCATGGCCGCGGCGGTCGAGGGTTCGCAGGTCGGCATCGACGATGCCTCGCTGATCGAGTCCCGCTACTTCGTGCACCTGCTCACCGGGCCGGTCGCGAAGAACATGATCCAGGCCTTCTTCTTCGACCTGCAGACCATCAACAACGGTGGTTCGCGGCCGAACGATGTGCCGAAGAAGGAGATCAAGAAGATCGGCGTGCTCGGCGCGGGCATGATGGGCGCCGGTATCGCCTATGTATCGGCCAAGGCCGGTTACGAGGTCGTGCTCAAGGACGTCACCATCGAGGCGGCCGAGCGGGGCAAGAACTACTCGGAGAAGATCGAGGCCAAGGCGCTGTCCCGGGGCAAGACCACCGAGGAGAAGTCCAAGGAACTGCTCGACCGGATCAAGCCGTCCGCCGATGTCGACGACTTCGCGGGCGTCGACTTCGTGATCGAGGCCGTCTTCGAGAGCACCGAGCTCAAGCACAAGGTCTTCCAGGAGATCGAGGACATCGTCACCCCCGACGCGCTGCTCGGCTCCAACACCTCGACCCTGCCGATCACCGGCCTGGCCGAAGGTGTGAAGCGCCAGGAAGACTTCATCGGCATCCACTTCTTCTCGCCGGTCGACAAGATGCCGCTGGTGGAGATCATCAAGGGTGAGCGGACCTCCGATGAGGCCCTGGCCCGGGTGTTCGACTACACCCTCGCCATCAAGAAGACTCCGATCGTTGTCAACGACAGCCGGGGCTTCTTCACCTCTCGCGTCATCGGCACCTTCGTCAACGAGGCGATCGCCATGCTGGGCGAGGGCATCGAGCCCGCGACCATCGAGCAGGCCGGTTCGCAGGCGGGCTACCCGGCGCCGCCGCTGCAGCTGACCGACGAGCTGAACATGAAGCTCATGCAGAAGATCGCCCGAGAGACCGAGGAAGCCGCGAAGGCGGGCGACGCGGCCATGGGCACCGAACGGCACCCGGCCATCGACGTGGTGAACTACATGGTCGAACAGGGCCGCCCGGGCCGCCTGGAGAAGGCCGGTTTCTACGAGTACGACGAGAACGGCAAACGGCTCAACATCTGGCCGCAGCTGCGCGAGCACTTCAAGACCACGACCGGTTTCAATGTGCCGCTGCAGGACCTGATCGACCGCATGCTGTTCGCGGAGGCCATCGAAACGCAGAAGTGTTTCGACGAAGGTGTTCTGGAGTCCACCGCGGACGCCAACATCGGCTCCATCTTCGGCATCGGGTTCCCGGCCTGGACCGGTGGTGTCCACCAGTTCATCGTCGGCTACCCCGGTGGACAGGCGGGCTTCGTGGCCCGGGCCGACGAACTGGCCGAGAAGTACGGCAAGCGCTTCGAGGTCCCGGCTTCGCTGCGCAAGTAG
- a CDS encoding acetyl-CoA C-acetyltransferase, whose amino-acid sequence MTTEAYIYEAIRTPRGRNKKGSLHSVKPIDLTTGLVQELRNRFPNLDEDRISDLILGVVSPVGDQGSDIARTTVLTAGLPETVGGVQINRFCASGLEAVNMAAQKVRSGFEDLVLAGGVESMSRVPMGSDGGAWMLDPATNYDTYVVPQGVSADLIASIEGFTREDVDAYAVRSQDLAAKATTGGYFAKSIVPVKDINGLTVLDKDEHMRPGTTLEDLAKLNPSFAGIGEMGGFDAVALQKYHFVEKIEHVHHGGNSSGIVDGAALVLVGTEEAGKASGLTPRARIVATATSGADSTIMLTGPTPAARKVLAKAGLTVDDIDLFEINEAFASVVLKFQKDLQIPDEKLNVNGGAIAMGHPLGATGAMITGTMVDELERRNARYALVTLCIGGGMGVATIIERV is encoded by the coding sequence ATGACCACAGAGGCCTACATTTACGAGGCCATCCGCACCCCGCGCGGCCGCAACAAGAAGGGGTCGCTGCACTCGGTCAAGCCGATCGATCTGACCACCGGGCTGGTGCAGGAGCTCCGCAACCGCTTTCCGAACCTCGACGAGGACCGGATCTCGGACCTGATCCTCGGCGTCGTGTCCCCCGTCGGAGACCAGGGTTCCGATATCGCCCGCACCACCGTGCTGACCGCCGGCCTGCCGGAGACGGTCGGCGGCGTGCAGATCAACCGTTTCTGTGCCTCCGGCCTCGAGGCCGTGAACATGGCGGCGCAGAAGGTCCGCTCCGGATTCGAGGATCTGGTCCTGGCCGGCGGTGTCGAATCCATGTCGCGTGTGCCCATGGGCTCCGACGGCGGCGCCTGGATGCTCGATCCGGCCACCAACTACGACACCTACGTCGTCCCCCAGGGCGTGAGTGCCGACCTGATCGCCAGCATCGAAGGCTTCACCCGTGAAGACGTCGACGCCTACGCGGTGCGCTCGCAGGATCTGGCCGCCAAGGCGACTACCGGCGGCTACTTCGCCAAGTCGATCGTCCCGGTCAAGGACATCAACGGCCTGACCGTCCTGGACAAAGACGAGCACATGCGGCCCGGTACCACCCTGGAGGACCTGGCCAAGCTGAACCCGTCGTTCGCCGGTATCGGTGAAATGGGCGGCTTCGACGCGGTGGCGCTGCAGAAGTACCACTTCGTCGAGAAGATCGAGCATGTCCACCACGGTGGCAACAGCTCCGGCATCGTCGACGGTGCCGCGCTGGTCCTGGTCGGTACCGAAGAAGCCGGCAAGGCCTCGGGCCTGACTCCGCGCGCCCGCATCGTCGCCACCGCCACCAGCGGCGCGGACAGCACCATCATGCTCACCGGCCCGACCCCGGCCGCGCGCAAGGTGCTGGCCAAGGCCGGTCTGACCGTCGACGATATCGACCTGTTCGAGATCAACGAAGCGTTCGCCTCCGTGGTGCTGAAGTTCCAGAAGGATCTGCAGATCCCGGACGAGAAGCTCAACGTCAACGGCGGCGCCATCGCCATGGGCCACCCGCTGGGCGCCACCGGCGCCATGATCACCGGCACCATGGTCGACGAGCTGGAGCGTCGCAACGCCCGGTACGCGCTGGTCACCCTGTGCATCGGCGGCGGTATGGGTGTCGCCACCATCATCGAGCGCGTCTGA
- a CDS encoding DNA polymerase III subunit gamma and tau, whose product MALYRKYRPATFADVVGQEHVTEPLCTALDTGRISHAYLFSGPRGCGKTSSARILARSLNCAQGPTSTPCGTCASCLALAPGGGGNLDVIELDAASHGGVDDTRELRDRAFYAPAESRYRVFIVDEAHMVTTAGFNALLKIVEEPPAHLIFVFATTEPDKVLPTIRSRTHHYPFRLLPPATMRGLLGGICEQEQVTVEEAVYPLVIRAGGGSPRDSLSVLDQLLAGAGSEGVTYPRAVALLGVTDVALIDDAVDALAAADGAALFGTVDRVMEAGHDPRRFAVDLLERLRDLILIRAVPDATERGLVAGPADLLDRMREQAARLGPASLTRYAELLHAGLGEMRGATAPRLLLEVVCSRMLLPAADESDAATLQRLEQLERRVASGVRAVPPAAPASSAPADGPPPEVTAPVRAAASDPSRRRGAEALAALRESRTGRVPEGPTVGESAEAAEPGPMPPAVDRGGRDREIAAAPAGHPEAPAGSVEVESGPAAPQSPVAEVRDDPNAAGAAAPMGPPRDAVSPQPNAAPPRPAEPTATAPTGSAGPEHPGGPVDESVSAENSAEPPASDSAAASEATSGAEPTGPDTDSAPADPELLAAVEAAWPEIKVKVKDFGPTIGAMLTSGASVAGVEDGEIVLAHHAALVQRLSQPQPLSAVRSAVTAVLGREHPVRWVVTGQQVSRGPGGRERGGRRSGDTESGESEGGRRGGPRRPAPSRSGGEPDDAGEAPAGSAQDGGAGGSDNDARPGAGAGGRAGDPGRRPPRFSRPSQAKAAGAAAANPYDDIPPPDYPDLPDDPGPGDHGYAPNSVPPSTPEEEREMLAESAQPVAPGDRRDPDDVALRLLASELGATPLNG is encoded by the coding sequence GTGGCTCTGTACCGGAAGTACCGACCGGCAACGTTCGCTGACGTGGTGGGCCAGGAGCACGTCACCGAACCGCTGTGTACCGCGCTGGACACCGGCCGGATCAGTCATGCCTATCTATTCTCCGGTCCGCGTGGTTGCGGTAAGACCTCATCGGCCCGGATCCTCGCGCGTTCGCTGAACTGCGCGCAGGGCCCCACCTCCACGCCTTGCGGCACCTGCGCCTCCTGCCTCGCGCTGGCGCCCGGCGGTGGCGGCAACCTCGATGTGATCGAGCTGGACGCCGCCAGCCACGGTGGTGTCGACGACACCCGCGAACTGCGCGACCGGGCCTTCTACGCGCCCGCCGAATCCCGCTACCGGGTGTTCATCGTCGACGAGGCGCATATGGTCACCACGGCCGGATTCAACGCACTGCTGAAGATCGTCGAGGAGCCCCCGGCCCATCTGATCTTCGTCTTCGCCACCACCGAACCGGACAAGGTGCTGCCGACGATCCGCTCGCGCACCCATCACTATCCCTTCCGGCTGCTGCCCCCCGCCACCATGCGGGGGCTGCTCGGCGGGATCTGCGAGCAGGAACAGGTCACCGTGGAAGAAGCGGTGTACCCGTTGGTGATCCGTGCGGGCGGTGGATCCCCGCGCGACAGTTTGAGTGTGCTGGACCAGTTGCTCGCCGGTGCCGGGTCCGAGGGCGTCACCTATCCGCGCGCCGTAGCACTGCTGGGGGTGACCGACGTGGCGCTGATCGATGACGCGGTCGACGCGTTGGCGGCAGCCGACGGCGCCGCACTGTTCGGCACCGTTGATCGGGTGATGGAAGCCGGTCACGATCCGCGCCGGTTCGCGGTGGACCTGCTCGAGCGCCTGCGCGATCTGATCCTGATCCGGGCCGTACCCGACGCCACCGAACGCGGACTCGTCGCCGGGCCCGCCGATCTGCTGGACCGGATGCGCGAGCAGGCCGCCCGGCTCGGTCCCGCGTCCCTCACCCGCTACGCCGAACTTCTGCACGCCGGACTGGGGGAGATGCGCGGGGCCACCGCGCCGCGACTGCTGCTCGAGGTCGTCTGCTCCCGGATGCTGCTGCCCGCCGCCGACGAATCCGACGCCGCGACGCTGCAACGGCTGGAACAACTGGAGCGGCGGGTCGCGTCCGGTGTCCGCGCGGTGCCACCCGCCGCGCCCGCGAGCAGTGCCCCGGCGGATGGCCCGCCCCCCGAAGTCACGGCGCCCGTGCGAGCGGCCGCGTCCGATCCGTCCCGCCGCCGTGGGGCCGAGGCCCTGGCCGCGCTACGGGAGTCCAGGACCGGCCGGGTGCCGGAAGGTCCCACTGTCGGCGAGTCGGCCGAAGCCGCGGAGCCGGGTCCGATGCCTCCCGCGGTCGATCGCGGTGGCCGGGACCGGGAGATAGCGGCGGCCCCGGCCGGACATCCCGAGGCTCCAGCGGGCTCCGTCGAGGTCGAGAGTGGTCCGGCGGCGCCGCAGTCTCCCGTAGCCGAAGTGCGCGACGATCCGAATGCCGCGGGTGCTGCCGCGCCCATGGGTCCGCCGCGGGACGCGGTGTCACCCCAGCCGAACGCGGCCCCGCCCCGGCCTGCCGAGCCGACCGCGACCGCTCCGACCGGCTCGGCGGGCCCAGAGCATCCCGGCGGCCCAGTCGACGAATCGGTGAGTGCGGAGAACTCCGCCGAACCGCCCGCGAGTGATTCGGCGGCCGCGAGCGAGGCGACTTCCGGTGCCGAGCCGACCGGGCCGGATACCGACTCGGCGCCGGCCGATCCGGAACTGCTGGCGGCGGTGGAAGCCGCGTGGCCGGAGATCAAGGTCAAGGTCAAGGACTTCGGGCCGACGATCGGGGCCATGCTCACGTCGGGAGCGTCGGTCGCCGGTGTCGAGGACGGTGAGATCGTGCTGGCCCACCACGCCGCGCTGGTCCAGCGTCTCTCGCAGCCGCAACCCCTGTCGGCGGTCCGCTCGGCCGTGACCGCGGTGCTCGGCCGGGAACACCCCGTCCGGTGGGTGGTCACGGGGCAGCAGGTCTCCCGGGGTCCCGGCGGACGAGAGCGGGGCGGGCGCCGATCGGGTGACACCGAGTCGGGTGAATCCGAAGGCGGCCGCCGAGGCGGTCCACGGCGACCGGCGCCGAGCCGGTCCGGTGGTGAGCCCGACGACGCCGGTGAGGCACCGGCAGGCTCGGCGCAGGACGGTGGCGCGGGCGGATCGGACAACGATGCGCGGCCGGGCGCGGGAGCGGGGGGCCGCGCCGGCGATCCGGGTCGGCGGCCGCCGCGGTTCTCCCGGCCGAGTCAGGCCAAGGCCGCCGGTGCGGCCGCGGCGAATCCCTACGACGACATCCCGCCGCCGGACTATCCGGATCTGCCCGATGACCCGGGTCCGGGCGATCACGGTTACGCACCGAACAGCGTGCCGCCCTCCACTCCGGAGGAAGAGCGGGAGATGCTCGCGGAGTCCGCGCAGCCGGTCGCCCCCGGCGATCGGCGCGACCCGGACGACGTCGCTCTGCGACTACTGGCCAGTGAGCTGGGCGCCACCCCCTTGAATGGTTGA
- a CDS encoding MMPL family transporter, protein MLLRIAQFTTRFPRTILIGALAVALLCGIFGATAASGLKSGGFVPEDAESVRAAQALTDNFDGAAPNYILLVESPDGVDADQVRTRALRIIDVLKAHPDTAAVQSYWTAPSPAVASALRSTDGESGLIAVSFDGDETQIQEAAGELGGQVTGSTDGVTVRAGGTAATFHEVNGQITHDLAVAETAAVPLTLIVLILVFGSLIAASLPLVVGLLAIAATLAILKLFTLFTDVSIYAMNLTTALGLALAIDYSLFIVSRFREELATGLDPRAATIRALQTAGRTVLFSAVTVALSLSAMLVFDLYFLRSFAYSGVAVVGAAAVASIVVLPAALVLLGHRVNALDLRAPILRLFGREPAPLGAMAPEQTGWYRLVKRVMRAAVPVALLIVALLLVLGSPFLSVKFGYPDERVLPNSAASRQVGDEIRADFPRADPGSNTTIVLDGYRDERGIGDYAARLSEVEDVTAVLSGSGVYVSGNKLAPTPPGMSNDTGTYLTVTSSLDPFSPAGGKQLDALRAVDAPAPALFGGAAAVNEDSLGALADRLPLAALLIILSTFVVLFLFTGSIVLPLKALLLNILSLTAAFGAMVWIFQEGHLEGLLGFTAVGYLVPTMPILMFCLAFGLSMDYEVFLLSRIREEWLRRRAGRTGAEFAEEDNTESVAIGVARTGRIFTAAAVLMAIVIGALTTSKVSFIQLMGLGLTLTVLADATLIRALLVPALMKLMGPLNWWAPKPLARLHDRIGFTEEPADPTTAGAERPVRV, encoded by the coding sequence ATGTTGCTACGCATCGCGCAGTTCACCACCAGGTTTCCGCGCACGATACTCATCGGCGCGCTGGCCGTCGCGCTGCTGTGCGGGATCTTCGGGGCCACCGCGGCTTCCGGCCTGAAATCCGGCGGGTTCGTCCCCGAGGACGCCGAATCCGTCCGCGCCGCCCAGGCACTCACCGATAATTTCGACGGCGCCGCACCCAACTACATCCTGCTGGTCGAATCACCGGACGGGGTCGACGCCGACCAGGTGCGCACGCGCGCGTTGCGGATCATCGATGTCCTGAAGGCCCACCCGGATACCGCCGCGGTCCAGTCGTACTGGACCGCGCCGTCACCGGCCGTCGCGAGCGCGCTGCGCAGCACCGATGGCGAATCCGGGCTCATCGCGGTCAGTTTCGACGGCGACGAGACCCAGATCCAGGAGGCCGCCGGCGAGCTCGGCGGGCAGGTGACCGGTAGCACCGACGGTGTCACCGTCCGGGCGGGCGGGACCGCCGCGACCTTCCACGAGGTCAACGGCCAGATCACCCACGACCTCGCGGTCGCCGAGACCGCGGCCGTCCCGCTGACCCTGATCGTGCTCATCCTGGTCTTCGGAAGTCTGATCGCCGCGTCGCTGCCGCTGGTGGTCGGGCTGCTCGCGATCGCCGCCACTCTGGCGATCCTCAAGCTGTTCACCTTGTTCACCGACGTCTCCATCTACGCGATGAACCTGACCACCGCGCTGGGCCTGGCCCTGGCCATCGACTACAGCCTGTTCATCGTCAGCCGGTTCCGGGAGGAGCTCGCGACCGGTCTCGACCCGCGCGCGGCCACCATCCGCGCCCTGCAGACCGCCGGGCGCACCGTCCTCTTCTCGGCGGTCACGGTGGCGCTGTCGCTATCGGCGATGCTCGTGTTCGACCTGTACTTCCTGCGTTCGTTCGCCTACTCCGGGGTCGCGGTCGTGGGCGCCGCCGCTGTCGCGTCGATCGTGGTCCTGCCCGCCGCGCTCGTCCTGCTCGGGCACCGGGTCAACGCGCTCGACCTGCGCGCCCCGATTCTGCGCCTGTTCGGGCGCGAACCCGCTCCGCTCGGCGCCATGGCCCCGGAGCAGACCGGCTGGTATCGGCTGGTCAAGCGGGTCATGCGGGCCGCGGTACCGGTCGCCCTACTGATCGTGGCACTGCTGCTGGTGCTGGGCTCACCCTTCCTCTCCGTGAAATTCGGCTATCCCGACGAGCGGGTACTACCGAACTCGGCGGCGAGCCGGCAGGTGGGCGACGAGATCCGCGCGGATTTCCCCCGTGCCGATCCCGGCAGTAACACCACGATCGTGCTGGACGGATACCGCGACGAGCGCGGAATCGGCGACTACGCGGCCCGGCTCTCCGAGGTCGAGGACGTCACCGCGGTGCTGTCCGGTTCAGGCGTGTATGTCTCCGGGAACAAGCTCGCACCCACCCCACCCGGAATGAGCAACGACACCGGCACGTACTTGACCGTCACCTCGTCACTGGACCCCTTCTCGCCGGCCGGCGGAAAGCAGCTCGACGCGTTGCGGGCGGTCGACGCGCCCGCTCCAGCCCTCTTCGGCGGGGCGGCCGCGGTGAACGAGGATTCGCTCGGGGCCTTGGCCGATCGGCTCCCCCTGGCGGCGTTGCTCATCATATTGTCGACGTTCGTGGTGTTGTTCCTCTTCACCGGCAGTATCGTCCTGCCGCTGAAAGCTCTACTGCTGAACATTCTTTCGTTGACCGCCGCCTTCGGCGCCATGGTGTGGATCTTCCAGGAGGGCCATCTGGAGGGACTGCTCGGCTTCACCGCCGTCGGCTATCTGGTGCCGACCATGCCGATCCTCATGTTCTGCCTGGCCTTCGGGCTGTCCATGGACTATGAAGTGTTCCTGCTGTCCCGTATCCGCGAGGAATGGTTGCGCAGGCGGGCCGGGCGCACGGGGGCGGAGTTCGCGGAAGAGGACAACACCGAGTCCGTCGCCATCGGAGTGGCCCGCACCGGCCGCATCTTCACCGCCGCTGCCGTACTGATGGCGATCGTGATCGGCGCCCTCACCACCTCCAAGGTGTCGTTCATCCAGCTGATGGGCCTGGGCCTCACCTTGACCGTGCTCGCCGACGCCACCCTCATCCGGGCCCTGCTGGTACCGGCCCTGATGAAACTGATGGGGCCGCTCAACTGGTGGGCGCCGAAACCGCTGGCACGCTTGCACGATCGGATCGGATTCACCGAGGAGCCGGCCGATCCGACGACGGCCGGGGCCGAACGGCCGGTGCGCGTATGA
- a CDS encoding TetR/AcrR family transcriptional regulator → MTGRPRSPRGAGGRLRAEIIAATRELLESTGSVAAVSIRAVAGLVGVSAPSIYRHFADKDALIEAAVAEVFEALDTAMQAAVDPTDPPALRLHRLGLAYVRFALDHPEQYRLATIPTTHQGAVDMVLTSGAFRYFAATVEEAMADGLIDRADPTPLVLELWAAAHGIASLLLAKPYLPWGDPMTIAERVLDAACFGHILGELMGPDKTPAEMTRWVMDLRTRIRAPDSAADRLSSPRRPPQ, encoded by the coding sequence ATGACCGGGCGGCCGCGGTCTCCGCGTGGTGCCGGTGGCCGGCTCCGCGCGGAGATCATCGCCGCCACCCGGGAGTTACTCGAAAGCACGGGCAGTGTCGCAGCGGTATCGATCCGAGCGGTCGCGGGCCTGGTCGGGGTCAGCGCGCCGTCGATCTATCGGCACTTCGCCGACAAGGACGCGCTGATCGAGGCCGCGGTCGCCGAGGTGTTCGAAGCGCTGGACACCGCGATGCAGGCGGCGGTGGATCCGACGGATCCACCGGCGCTGCGCCTGCACCGCCTCGGCCTCGCCTATGTCCGCTTCGCCCTGGATCATCCCGAGCAGTATCGGCTGGCGACCATCCCGACCACCCATCAGGGCGCCGTGGACATGGTGCTGACGAGCGGCGCGTTCCGGTATTTCGCCGCGACGGTGGAGGAGGCCATGGCCGACGGTCTGATCGACCGCGCGGACCCGACCCCGCTGGTGCTCGAATTATGGGCGGCGGCGCACGGTATAGCCTCACTGCTGCTGGCAAAACCGTACCTGCCCTGGGGTGATCCGATGACCATCGCCGAAAGGGTGCTCGACGCGGCATGTTTCGGTCACATACTCGGCGAGCTGATGGGACCCGACAAGACCCCGGCCGAAATGACCCGGTGGGTGATGGACCTCCGCACGCGGATCCGTGCCCCGGACTCGGCCGCGGACCGACTCAGTTCACCGCGTCGGCCGCCGCAGTGA
- a CDS encoding neutral zinc metallopeptidase: protein MAGYRPIVAPPMPPPVPYRVPNAPRPRTRRSSGSTLLLVLAVIVVLVGALVRGALNSDTLRVLGPQPEHSYATSETGPAQTGTNPLLTDTDATLIPADCEYSPWSADEDTARAFFESAGKCLEAAWQPVLEDSGLPFEPPTVLVSANTDGITTPCTGSTSEFAAFYCPANRTVYMPISQLQTDYYEDNWVVYLSVFAHEYGHHIQNMSGILLAANSARVDAGARSTAGLELSRRVELQANCFDGMYLVSSADGGALTSGQLTDARTDADHRGDQHGDMRDHGTPDNGGRWFGLGVEHNLTAECNTFTAAADAVN from the coding sequence ATGGCCGGTTATCGCCCGATCGTCGCGCCACCCATGCCGCCGCCGGTGCCCTATCGGGTTCCGAACGCGCCGCGGCCGCGCACCCGCCGCAGCAGTGGCAGTACCTTGCTGCTGGTCCTCGCCGTGATCGTGGTGCTGGTCGGGGCGCTGGTGCGGGGAGCGCTGAATTCCGACACTTTGCGAGTACTCGGCCCGCAACCCGAGCACAGCTACGCCACCAGCGAAACCGGCCCCGCCCAGACCGGTACGAATCCATTGCTCACCGATACCGATGCCACGCTGATCCCGGCGGATTGCGAGTACTCGCCGTGGTCGGCCGACGAGGACACGGCCCGGGCATTCTTCGAGAGCGCCGGGAAATGCCTGGAGGCGGCCTGGCAGCCGGTACTCGAGGATTCGGGTCTGCCGTTCGAGCCGCCGACCGTGCTGGTATCGGCGAACACCGACGGAATCACTACTCCGTGCACCGGTTCGACCAGTGAATTCGCCGCGTTCTACTGCCCGGCGAACCGGACCGTCTATATGCCGATCAGCCAGTTGCAGACCGATTATTACGAGGACAACTGGGTCGTCTACCTGTCGGTCTTCGCTCACGAGTACGGGCATCACATCCAGAACATGTCCGGGATCCTGCTCGCCGCCAACAGCGCCCGCGTCGACGCCGGTGCGCGCAGCACAGCAGGACTCGAACTGTCGCGGCGGGTGGAGTTGCAGGCCAACTGTTTCGACGGGATGTATCTGGTGTCCTCGGCCGACGGCGGTGCGCTCACCAGCGGACAGCTGACCGATGCGCGTACCGATGCCGACCACCGCGGCGATCAGCACGGCGATATGCGTGACCACGGCACTCCGGACAACGGTGGACGCTGGTTCGGCCTGGGCGTCGAACACAATCTGACCGCCGAGTGCAATACCTTCACTGCGGCGGCCGACGCGGTGAACTGA